The nucleotide sequence aagtacctactagaAAACCCTGCCTTCTACTGAAAGTATGGTCGAAGTCTTGCTTTCTgctgaaaataacaaaaagtcTTGTCTTTTGTGTTCAAATGgccaataaaaattgttttttgctaACAATTGctaaataattccaaaaattgtgcaaaagtctcgctttttcatcgaaaagttttttgacaaaaataatgaaaattttgttttccaataCCTAATTGTTGAAAAGTTCTGAATTTTGCTAATATTGTGAAAGTCTCTCAATCGAGATACATTATTATTAGATTTTAATTACTAATAGAAcgtttcaatttaaaatgtgctgttttttttgtgatatttttcgtttcttcacttttttggttactttttcgagctacGAATTGCTGACATTGAAAACttactcatttatttattcatttaagcTGTAAGAAAGTATGCGTATTTTGAAACTCCAAACTGtcgtttaattttaattttttcatcttcgaaagattattttgaaaatgaggtcATCTACATtgtttaaaaatcgaaaatatcacTCTTTTGCAGTCAATAAATTCtccaaaaagtcttactttttgctaaatttataaaaaatcacaactttttgaaaaattgatcaaacttcttgttttttggtcaaatgaaAAAGTTTCGGTATTTGCCACAAGTTGCTTGAAAATCCTGCCTTTTACAGAGATTATtgtcaaatctttttttttgttgctcaaaatggcaaaaaattttgttttttgttcaaatggCCAAAAGCTTTtgtttgtttgccaaaaattgctaaaaaagtttgtttttggaaaaaatttcaaaaagtgtcataatcttgttttttttttttacaaagaattgcttgaaaattttgttttttgcagaaaatgtcataggtatcttttttttttttttttaaattgtgcaaaagtttcgcttttttatcaaatagtttttcaacaaaaagtatGAAAAGTGACCTTAAAAATGTCAGGCTCATGCACAggttgtccacaaattgaaaaaccggtttgatcaaaaaattcaaactggtttttattggcgcaatgtattttACACACTAAGGTGACAAAaccgtgatatgaattttttaaaaccggttcattaatttgcaaccagtgaacaaaaattgacaaaaattgtagataaagaaaaaagctcgaacaaaagttgtagagcgtgaaaaattacacaattctgtctaatcacattttgaaaccggttcatcggTTCGcgtttagcaaccagtttttgccAATCACCTAAAatttgaagatagagaaaaaagcccaaagccaaagttgtagagcgtgaaaaattgaaccatttttgctcatcacattttgaaactggttcattaatttgcaactagttatcaaaaattacctaaaaattggggatcgagaaaaaagcttgaaagaagagttgtagagtgtgaaaaattacacaattctgttcaatcacattttggaaccggttcattggtttgcattaaTCAACCAGTTTTTCACaatcacctgaaaattgaagatagagaaaaaagctcaaaacaaaagttgtagagagaaaaaagcttaaagtcaaagttgtagagcgtgaaaaattgaaccatttttgctgatcggattctgaaactggttcattaatttgcaaccagttaccaaaaatcacctaaaaattgcaTGGAGATCGAGAGAAAagcttgaaataaaagttgtacagcgtgaaaaattacacaattctgtgtaatcacattttaaaaccggttcgcatttagcaaccagtttttggcaatcgcctgaaaattgaagatagagaaaaaatcttgaaacaaaagttgtagagagaaaaaagcttgaaatcaaagttgtagagagtGAAAAAcagaaccatttttgctgatcggattctgaaactggttcattaatttgcaaccagttaccaaaaatcacctaaaaattggagatcgagagaaaagcttgaaacaaaagttgtagttatagcgtgaaaaattacgcaattctgtctaatcacattttgaaaccggttcattggtttgaatttagcaaccagtttttgacaatcacctgaaaattggagatgaagaaaaaagtttgaaacgtAAGTTATAGagtgttaaaaattgaactattttcgcttatcagattttgaaactggttaaTTAATTCGCAGCAATTAAGTAAGCCATCAAATgttacctggttgcaaattaattatccactttcaaaatctgatcagcgaaaatggttcaatgtTTCACGTTcttcaacttttgttttaaGCGTTTTTCTCTATCTTCGATTTTCAGGtgatttgtcaaaaactggttgctaaatgcaaaccaatgaaccggtttcaaaatgtaattgaaCAGaactgtgtaatttttcacgctctacaacttttttttcaatttttctttatctacaatttttgttcatttttgtcaactggttgcaaattaataaaccggtttcaaaaaattcgtatcacgtttttgtcgccttggtgtgtagaatacattacgccaataaaaaccagtttggattttttgactaaactggtttttcaattcgtgcctgaaattttcaaggtcgcttttgaaagccctatTTTaacctactcaacgccgcttcatttaTCTTgttagctctttccacttagaaataaaagccaccgagcactacttttgtgtcatactgtatatgTTCAGTTTGTGTATTTTCCTCTTTTCTCAAtaacaatgaaaatgaataagaCGAGACGACGACCCGCTTACTGTATCttgttcaaaaactttcaaaaatgaacttcataaGATGACATAAATATGTTAAAAGAAGGGTTTTGTTTTACTGCCGAAGTGTAGCTTGCATTTTTATAATGTTTCGCTTTTCCgcagtttttgatattttgttaaaaagcatgCTCGGGTATATTAAGGTTAAGCTGTGATTGTATTATGTTATCTCAAACCGACGGTCGATATTTCTGATTTACAGATATCTAGTAATTCAACTTCAAGATGGACAAGAACCACGTGTTTAGTGAAGAAAAAGAAGCCCAGTGGTTCAAGACGGACAAAAATCACGTGTTTAGCGAAAAAGAAGCCCGGTGGTTGTTCGGCGAGGACGTGACAAGTTTACAGGAACAGGCTGCGTTTCAATACGTATGGAAGCTATGGTCCAATATAATGTTGAGCGGAAAATACCACAATATCAAAAGCACAATGGAAGTAGCGATTAACGATACCTGCCCGATAGTTGTGAAGTTCATAAAACGTCTGAAACTCGGCTCGCCTGTGGAATTCAAGCTCAAAGTAGCAGTTTTCGATGTGAAATCTGAATTAGAGTTATGGATGGTTTACAACCGGGAACAAATGTTATCCGGGCCCGGGCGTGGAATAACTTTTTACACCTGCCACTTGAAATACATCGTGTTCAAACCAAATTCAAGGTTGGATTTCGAAGGATGTGCGCGAAAACTGATATCGACCAATCAGCTCGATAAGAGGACAGCCTTCGAGGTCATGTGCCGGTTTTGCATGGAAGACGAACTCCGTCGCTTACCGAAAGATGAAGTAACaggattcttgaaaaaaatcacgttccAGAAACATCCCCTAGCTTGGTACTGGATCTGTTATTTGACTGACGACAAAGAAGCGCTGAAAAGCATGGGCGAACTTATGCGCTTGATTAAAGGCACATGTTGCCTGGAAACTGCTATGCTTACGTTTGACGATGTCGAGAATTGGGAAAATAACGAATGGTTTTGGCAACGCTTGTGCGACGAAACCGATCAAATGAAGAGAGCTGTCGAAGTACTCGCAGATGTTAATAGAACCGGGTTTCTTCGCGACTTCTATTACGTATTGAACGAAAAGCAATGGCAATATGTTTTCAATACCGCTGCAGTCCACGTTTTGTTAGCTTTCTTTCGACACTATCAGAAATTCGAGGAAGGGTGCTTCGTGTGGAAACGATTGCGAGATTCGATGACCGTCGAGCAGTTTGTTTATTTGATGCGGAGACTATTGAAGCCGAAAGAGAAAGACTCGAATTATTGTTTTCCTACGGTCACCATGTTATGGAATACCGCTCCCGATCGTTTCAAAAACCATATACTGGAAGAAGAAAATTCGATCGTGATTGATAACTTTTTCGAGTCGTTATTTATTcgcaaatttgataaaaatttacaatttttattcgaacTGCTGAGTTTTGCTTCGATCGAGTACAGAGAAGATATGATTCTCAATCACGGCGACGTGCTTTTTcaagttgatgatttttccaaaatcgataaAATCGTCGAGCTTTGTCTACCTGATGCCAGCCAACGCgataaatttaagctttttataGCCGAGTCTAAGATGATCAAGGCTCGTTGCGAGAAGCTGTTTGTAAAATGTGACTTCACTCTGTTGAATACGTTCTTCGAATCGTTCTGTCCCAACGAATCCGTCGTGAATGATTTCCGCAAACTGTTGTTATCGAGCGAGAAAACCTGCGAAGCTTTCCTTTTCGAGCCCAATAAATGGCGTGATTTCGAAAAGTTTGTCGGCGGCAGCGTCGATTCGAACTCGCCTCTTTATACCGTTGTTCGTGAACAAGTTCTTGGTTCGTGTGAATTGGCTTATTTCGACGATTGGAGCAACGTCGAGCAGTTAGGTCACTTGGAGAAAGccttcgttcaatttttcacccaaGAACAATTGGTTAAATTGAAAGCTGTATTTTTAGACGAGTTGCGAGATATGCTAAACAGCTTTTTTACCACCTTCGTATCCACTAAAGGGAAATTTTTCACCGCcgagttcttgaagaaatttgTTTCGTGGTCAAACAGTAATGACGAAGATTTCAAATCGAAGTTGTCTATGGATTCGATTTTTGTGTCGACGATTACCAATTTGTTGAGTGTAATTCGATTCGAGGACGTGAGTAACAATATAAGTGCGCATTTGTTATTAATCAAACACAACCGAGTAGATACACAAATTCTCGTAGCGTTGGACGAAGTCCTCGAGTGGTATTTCGGAGGAGCCGAACAAGCCAAGAAATACAAGCTAACTAAAGTGTTCACCTTCGATGACGCGAAATTTAACCAAGAATTCAATAAGACAGCGAAAATCGACGATCAAGATGTTGATACTGTGCTGGATTGGATGTTGGAGAATGACGAAGAAGAGATTCGAAAATTTAAAGCGAAGTGTGATTTCGAAGATGCAGTTTTGAGCCTTTAAAGCGTTACCTGGGTTAGAATATTAGCATCGAATCGTTTTTTATtgtgttttatcatttttaatcgtaatgtaatttttttaaaacgtgattGTGTGCCAATGAtcattttctttcattcttcttttttttaatgtatgtaCTACGTAAAAGAGTGATTATGAATGACTGCATGAATTATAATTACCTATCTTTAATGTTTAATTgtgagtttttgaaataaaattaacccttgagtttttgatttttttttttttttttggctgattACAGTGTAATATGAGATATTTCTTGCTCGAACCCTGAAGAGGGGGAAGGTGATTTTCATGCGTTTATACGATTTCTTGTTAAATTCTTTACCTTTGAAGACATACATATACCATAAATTATTTCGAGAGTAATGGAATGTGGAGCAGATTGGTTTGTGAAGGTTGAAATAGAATAAATGGGTCATTCGTAATCGAAATTTTCACGGTAAAAGCCCAACTTTTTATATATTATCATAGTAAATGATAAAGTATGAaacttattcattttaaaatttgagaaaagaaaattggagtgaaaccctttctttacttttctttcaaatgaactaattttcaaaatgagattttatttcCACGGTCGGTCCTCCCCCTaaacgaaaaatatttcaaccgACGAAATTCGCTCGAATTGAATTATGAGTGGGAATGaccttgaaataaaatttgcttCGCTGTGTCCAAATTTGTAGGGTAAGGTAGAGGAAGGCGAAAATAGTCAAACACGTAAACATTGAgatcaaaatgattcaaaaattgtattactTACCTTTATTCAAATGTCTTCTGTCAAAATcgtactttttggcaaaaagttcattttttccaaaaaaattccaaaaaaatctgacattaccaacaatttttcaagtcaagttttttcaataattgtctTGAAGTCcggatttttgctaaaattttgcaagatttttgtttttcattttttgccttaAGTTGTCGAaaattcctactttttttcaaaaatttctgaaaaacttctaaatgatttcgtttttccgaaaattacgtaaaattttcgcatttctgaaaaaaagttcatttttattttaaaaccagCGAAAATTCTCGTTTGTTTGCCAGAAGTTGtcaaaatcctatttttttgttttttttttcaaaaattgctaattcttactttttttgcgaaaaagtgcgaaaaattgctaaaaacccaacctttttgctaaaaagtaaTTAACGTCTTGTTTTCTATcggaaatgtttttttgaacacttggatttttggtgagtaTGACCTTGAACCAAAATTAGCTTCGTTGTGTTCAAATTTCTAGGAAAAGGTGAAGAAAAGTGAAAGTAGTCAGAAACGTCAACactgaaatcaaaatcgaaaattatatTACATTTTATCCAACTCAACCcgtcttttgccaaaattgtcaaaatcttacttttcaccaaaaagttccGTTTTTCTAACCAATATTTCACTTTGCCACAAATTTTAAAGggtagtttttttaaatgattgtcTTGAAGACCAgctttttgttgacattttacaagatagtcttgtttttcccctaaaattgtcaaaaatgtttcctttttatcaaaaatttctgaaaagctTCACTTCTTTGCTATTATCAAAAGATCTcgtttttccattaaaaattacataaaattttcacttcccaaaaatgttttcaaaaatctcacttatttcaaaattcttgtttGCTTTCCAGAAGTtgtcaattttgctttttttcaaaaattgtcaattctcaattttttgcgaaaaactgCCAAGAATTGctaaaagtcaactttttcgTTTGAATTGTCTACGtcttgttttctgccaaaaatcagaaaaaatgaattctgccagcaaaaattttggttttggaggtttCCGGTTACGATTTCTCCTAATTAAATGATTTTATTGAACAGAAAATGAGTGAAACTTTTGCCCGTTCCTCCCCCTCTTTCGCTCCTCCTTTATCGAATTTAAGGCTTATAAAAATGGgtatttatttcagttttttattttcgaagaaaCTTCTGCTGAAAAATATCGTAGAATATGTGTTATAGACCTTAAGGGGGGGAGGGGCGGGAATTATTGGacacttttcactttttatgtTTCGTCTTCTAGAATGACGAAAAATTAGTCTTCTTGAaccctattttttaaaaataagatcaAATTAACAATTGGTCATTACGATTCTAAGATTCAAATGGAATTG is from Planococcus citri chromosome 1, ihPlaCitr1.1, whole genome shotgun sequence and encodes:
- the LOC135850085 gene encoding uncharacterized protein LOC135850085 isoform X3 codes for the protein MDKNHVFSEEKEAQWFKTDKNHVFSEKEARWLFGEDVTSLQEQAAFQYVWKLWSNIMLSGKYHNIKSTMEVAINDTCPIVVKFIKRLKLGSPVEFKLKVAVFDVKSELELWMVYNREQMLSGPGRGITFYTCHLKYIVFKPNSRLDFEGCARKLISTNQLDKRTAFEVMCRFCMEDELRRLPKDEVTGFLKKITFQKHPLAWYWICYLTDDKEALKSMGELMRLIKGTCCLETAMLTFDDVENWENNEWFWQRLCDETDQMKRAVEVLADVNRTGFLRDFYYVLNEKQWQYVFNTAAVHVLLAFFRHYQKFEEGCFVWKRLRDSMTVEQFVYLMRRLLKPKEKDSNYCFPTVTMLWNTAPDRFKNHILEEENSIVIDNFFESLFIRKFDKNLQFLFELLSFASIEYREDMILNHGDVLFQVDDFSKIDKIVELCLPDASQRDKFKLFIAESKMIKARCEKLFVKCDFTLLNTFFESFCPNESVVNDFRKLLLSSEKTCEAFLFEPNKWRDFEKFVGGSVDSNSPLYTVVREQVLGSCELAYFDDWSNVEQLGHLEKAFVQFFTQEQLVKLKAVFLDELRDMLNSFFTTFVSTKGKFFTAEFLKKFVSWSNSNDEDFKSKLSMDSIFVSTITNLLSVIRFEDVSNNISAHLLLIKHNRVDTQILVALDEVLEWYFGGAEQAKKYKLTKVFTFDDAKFNQEFNKTAKIDDQDVDTVLDWMLENDEEEIRKFKAKCDFEDAVLSL